The genomic segment CGATCACGTTGATGCGCTCGTAGAACGTCTCGTGCTCCTGGGCGAAGCGCTGCGCCGTGGCGATCTGGTTCAGGGCGTGGCTGATCACCAGGCGGCGGACCGCCTTGAAGCCGGTGATCTTGGCCTTCTCCCAGACCTCGTCCACGACCACGGGGTCGACGATGAAGGCGGGCAGGTCGGTGCCGAGGCGGATCTCGTCGGCGATGAGCGCCCCGAGGTTCGAGGCGTGCTCCCCGCCCACGGCGGCGCGCAGGTCGGCCAGCATCCGCTCGTTGACGGCGTAGGTGCCGTGGGGGATGGGCCGCACCAGGCCGCCGCGGCCGGCGACGGCGTCGAGGTCGGCCGGCGTCAGGTCGTGCTCGGCCAGGGCGGCCAGCACGGCCTCCTTGCGGAAGCCCGCCTGATCGGTGATGGGGCGCGATTCGAAGGGGGCCAGCTCGGCGGCGTCGTGCTGCAGCTCCTTGGTGAAGCTCTCGAGGTCGCCCTCGTAGACGCTGATCTTGGTGCTGGTCGAGCCGGGGTTGATCGCCAGGATGCGCGGGCGCGGGAAGAAGGTGTCCCGGGGCGTGCGGGTCCAGTGGCCGAACTTGTGGTGGCGCAGCAGGCTGGCCTTGACCGCGAGCATGACGTCCTGCGCCGAGGAGTCCATCGGCACGTCCACGCCCTTGAAGCGCACGCCGAACATCACCGGGAACTTCTTCGCCTCCGGGTAGCGCGTGGCGTAGAGGTGGAACAGCAGGTTCCCCAGGTCGAGGTTGGGGGCGATGATGACGTTGGTGCCCCCGGGCGCGCCCTCGGCCGGCTGGTAGTACATGGCCGAGCGCCGCGACAGGGCGGTGGAGATCTTGACCTCGCCCTCGATGTGGATCGTGCGGTAGCGCTCGCCCACGGCGATGCGCTCGGCGAGGATCTCGGGCACCAGGGCCGTGGCGCGGCGGACCAGCTCCGGCGACGGGCCCTCGTCGGAGCCCTTGTGCGAGTAGCTGACGATGGCGCCGTTGATCGTCGGCAGCACGTCCTCGGGGATGAGGTCGCGGGCCACGGCGCAGGTGCCCACCGCGATGCGGGCCAGCGTCTCGGGCGTCATCGACGCGTTCACGCCCACGTCGCCGAAGACCACGATGTTGTGCGGGAAGATGCCCGCCGGGTGGTCGGGCGGCAGCACGAAGATGCCCGCCTCGCACATGACCTTGTTGACGCGCAGCAGGCGCAGCATGGGGCGGAAGTAATCCCGCGGCTCGTGCGTGAGGCCGCCGACGACCGTGTCGGCGTGGCCGCAGCGCACGCACATGATGCCGAAGCGGGCGGGTTCGCTCAGCAGCCGGCGCGCCTCCTGCGGCAGGTCGGCGCGGCGCAGTTCCGCCGGCAGGGCCAGGTACTCGGCGACGAACTCGTCCAGCAGGTCGGAGCGGGTCGCGGGGTCGATGAAGGCGGCGTTCTGGAAGGTGTACGCCACGCGGGTCGCGTCGAGGTGGGGCAGCTGCTCGCGCTGGACGGCCCTCACCGCCGCCTCGTCCGCCAGGAACACCAGCCGGGCGAAGCGCGACAGGTGGCAGGCGGCCTCCACGGTGCGCGGGTCCAGCGCCTCGGTCAGCACCACCGTCGGACGGTTCTGCATCACGGCCAGGATCTGATCGTCGAGGGCGCGGTCGATGTCGAACGGCAGCGTCGCGCCCGTGATCTCGGTCATGGGTCCTCCGCGGGCGTGGGGGTCGGGTGTCGGACGGCTGTACCGTCGCAATCATGGTCATCGGCCGCGCTGTTTTCAAATTCACAGTTGTTTTGCAGTCGGCCGTTGCCCGGCGCGGCGGGGCGGTGTTACGGTCCCGCCCGGGCCGCACCACGGGAGGGAGCGTCGCCATGCCACGCAACGGCAACGGCTTGATCGACAGCGAGATGCACCGCGACGCGCTCGCGCGCCTCCGCCTGGTCCTGGGCGGAGAGCCGCCGCGCTGGCTGCTGGTGAGCGCCGCCGGCCAGTGCCTGGTGCTGTTCGAGGACGGGCGCGCGAGCCGCGTCTACGGCGTCTCGACGGCGGCCGCCGGCCTCAGCGGCCGCGAGGGCTCCTTCGGCACGCCGCCGGGCGTGCACCGGGTCGCGCGGCGCATCGGCGCCGGGCAGGAGCTCGGCACCTGGTTCGACAGCCGCGAGCCCGAAGGCGTGTGGCGCCCGGGCGAGCCCGCGCCGCGGGAGGACCTCATCCTGACGCGCATCATCACCCTGCGGGGATGCGAGGAGGGCGTGAACCGCGGCCAGGGTTGCGATTCGGAGGCCCGCTTCATCTACATCCACGGCACCAACCACGAGGGCCGCATCGGCGAACCCGTCTCCCAGGGCTGCATCCGCCTGAGCAACACCGACGTGCTCGACCTTTTCGAGCGCGTCGAAGAAGGGGACCCCGTTGTCATCGTCTGAGCGCCCGGCCGCCTACCACTTCGTCGGGATCGGCGGCAGCGGCATGTCCGCGCTGGCCTTCTACCACGCCGCACTGGGCGGCCGCGTCAGCGGCAGCGACCGCTCCTTCGACCGCGGCGACAATATTGATCTGCGCGCCGCGCTCTCCGCGGCTGGGATCGCGATCCTGCCCCAGGACGGGTCCGGCGCGGCGGCCGGCTGCGACGAGGTCATCGTCTCGACCGCGGTGGAGACGGACAACCCCGACGTGCGCGCCGCGCGCGAGCGGGGGGTGCCGCTGCTGCACCGCAGCGAGCTGCTGGCCCGCTTCGTGGCGGAGCGGCGCACGATCGCGGTGACCGGGACGAGCGGCAAGTCGACGGTCGTCGCGATGACCTTCGCCGCCCTGCGCGGCGCC from the bacterium genome contains:
- a CDS encoding L,D-transpeptidase, with amino-acid sequence MPRNGNGLIDSEMHRDALARLRLVLGGEPPRWLLVSAAGQCLVLFEDGRASRVYGVSTAAAGLSGREGSFGTPPGVHRVARRIGAGQELGTWFDSREPEGVWRPGEPAPREDLILTRIITLRGCEEGVNRGQGCDSEARFIYIHGTNHEGRIGEPVSQGCIRLSNTDVLDLFERVEEGDPVVIV